A window of the Chloroflexus sp. Y-396-1 genome harbors these coding sequences:
- a CDS encoding oligosaccharide flippase family protein has product MFSEIKSLATKSAIYGAGDLFLRAISFLLLPLYTRLLNPSDYGIWALANVVSSVVSIFISLSIHGFIPVIYFDGSDEKERRKNIGTLFVSVVLLGGVIALLLDQLGSLLLPMVVRDVPFHPYIRLAIWTTYLNSWGLIPLRLLQTQERSSLYVIFSLFGSLLQIGLALWFLVHLRWGVTGILTGYLIAALIMVVPYTTLALRTLTLSFKANVLKQALIFSLPLVPHSLSSWLLELSDRTILQWYVPLDHLGLYSLAYSYGTLLNLIAYAMNLAWVPYLFRIDAERGTKIASQLGQMGTYFAMTLCLAALFLGLAAQPTIVLLTPSEYHDAGKIASWIVAGILLSSLYYFPVNFLFLRRQTAIVSQITGISSVANIILNICLIPVHGVIAAAWTTFLSYGIMLLLTWWFARKTYLDVYEYRRLAILFVITMTLWIIGNSIPWSMIGFEIAGKSIILCLFPFLITISGFLSDNEKQQIQLLVAKLQTRLSLMK; this is encoded by the coding sequence ATGTTTTCAGAGATTAAGAGCTTGGCTACAAAATCAGCCATTTATGGAGCAGGAGATCTCTTTCTCAGAGCGATTTCATTTCTCCTGTTGCCATTATATACTCGCTTATTGAATCCGTCAGACTATGGAATATGGGCATTAGCCAATGTTGTTTCCAGTGTGGTGTCTATTTTTATTTCTCTTAGCATTCACGGATTTATTCCAGTCATTTACTTTGATGGCTCAGACGAGAAGGAACGACGAAAAAACATCGGAACTCTTTTTGTTAGCGTTGTTCTTTTAGGTGGCGTTATTGCTCTTTTGTTAGATCAATTAGGTTCATTGCTGTTACCTATGGTAGTTCGTGACGTGCCATTTCATCCATATATCCGCCTTGCAATCTGGACGACATACCTGAATTCATGGGGGCTAATTCCTCTTAGATTGCTGCAGACTCAAGAGCGTAGCAGCTTATACGTCATATTCTCTCTTTTCGGCTCACTTTTGCAGATAGGATTGGCATTATGGTTTTTAGTCCATCTACGTTGGGGGGTTACCGGAATATTGACAGGATATTTGATCGCTGCACTAATCATGGTGGTTCCATATACAACTTTGGCTCTGCGTACTCTAACATTGTCCTTCAAAGCGAATGTTCTAAAGCAGGCTCTGATCTTTTCATTACCTCTCGTTCCTCATTCGCTGTCAAGTTGGCTGCTTGAACTCTCAGATCGCACGATCTTGCAATGGTATGTTCCACTCGACCATCTAGGCTTATATTCATTAGCTTACTCTTACGGTACACTTCTTAATCTGATTGCGTATGCAATGAACCTGGCATGGGTTCCATATCTGTTTAGAATTGATGCTGAAAGAGGCACAAAAATTGCCTCTCAATTAGGTCAGATGGGCACATATTTTGCCATGACTCTCTGTTTAGCAGCTCTTTTCCTCGGTCTGGCAGCACAACCAACCATCGTTCTGCTAACCCCTTCTGAGTATCATGATGCAGGTAAAATTGCCTCATGGATCGTTGCAGGGATACTTTTGTCCAGTCTCTATTACTTCCCAGTTAACTTTCTATTTTTGCGTAGACAAACAGCCATCGTGTCTCAGATTACAGGTATTTCGTCAGTTGCAAACATCATCTTAAATATTTGCCTGATACCTGTCCATGGTGTAATAGCAGCCGCATGGACGACATTTCTCAGTTACGGGATCATGCTTCTTTTGACATGGTGGTTTGCCCGCAAAACATATCTGGATGTCTACGAATACAGACGTCTGGCAATCTTGTTTGTCATTACAATGACTTTGTGGATCATCGGCAATTCGATTCCCTGGTCAATGATTGGGTTCGAGATTGCGGGTAAGTCCATCATTCTATGTCTATTCCCATTCTTGATCACTATATCCGGATTCTTGTCAGACAATGAAAAACAGCAGATTCAGTTGCTCGTTGCCAAACTGCAAACACGTCTTAGCCTGATGAAATAA
- the pseI gene encoding pseudaminic acid synthase, with protein MMSHIEIKNRRIGLGEPAYIVAEMSANHCQDFDQAVRLLHTAKEAGADAVKLQTYTADTLTIQSDKEYFRISGGTLWDGHTLYDLYSEAYTPWEWQTKLKEIADSIGIDLFSTAFDPTAVDFLEQIEVPIHKVASFEIVDIPLIEKMARTGKPLIISTGMATLGEIEEAVHAARRAGATQIALLKCTSAYPAPPEEMNLRTIPHLADAFSVPVGLSDHTLGIAAPVAAVVLGACIVEKHFTLSRDIPGPDSAFSLEPHEFKAMVEAIRTVEKTLGKVHYGVSEREARSRVFRRSLFVVKDMKAGEVFTEENVRSIRPGYGLPPKYLPEILGRRAVRDVEKGTPLRWNLVMTE; from the coding sequence ATGATGTCACACATAGAAATTAAGAATCGACGAATCGGGCTAGGTGAGCCAGCCTACATTGTCGCTGAGATGTCTGCGAATCACTGTCAGGATTTTGATCAAGCAGTGCGCCTCCTACATACTGCCAAAGAAGCAGGTGCGGATGCCGTCAAGCTGCAAACATACACAGCCGATACACTCACAATTCAATCAGACAAGGAGTATTTCCGTATCAGTGGAGGAACACTTTGGGACGGTCACACCCTTTACGATCTCTACAGCGAAGCCTACACCCCCTGGGAATGGCAGACTAAACTCAAAGAGATCGCTGATAGTATCGGCATAGACCTCTTCTCCACAGCCTTTGATCCTACAGCCGTTGACTTCTTAGAACAGATAGAGGTTCCGATTCATAAGGTGGCATCTTTTGAGATCGTAGATATCCCTCTCATCGAGAAGATGGCACGCACGGGCAAGCCGTTGATCATTTCCACCGGGATGGCGACATTAGGTGAAATAGAAGAAGCAGTGCACGCTGCTCGCCGTGCCGGAGCAACTCAAATCGCCCTACTCAAATGCACAAGCGCCTACCCTGCTCCACCCGAGGAGATGAATTTGAGGACCATTCCGCACCTAGCGGATGCCTTCAGTGTTCCAGTAGGGCTTTCAGACCATACCCTAGGTATTGCGGCGCCAGTGGCAGCAGTGGTGTTAGGTGCTTGCATTGTAGAGAAGCATTTCACATTATCTCGTGACATTCCTGGCCCTGATAGTGCATTCTCACTAGAGCCGCATGAGTTTAAGGCAATGGTTGAAGCGATTCGTACTGTAGAGAAGACTTTGGGAAAGGTGCATTATGGGGTGAGCGAACGGGAGGCTCGAAGTAGGGTGTTCCGAAGGTCGTTGTTTGTGGTGAAGGATATGAAAGCAGGGGAGGTGTTTACGGAAGAAAATGTGCGATCTATTCGGCCAGGCTATGGACTACCACCGAAATATCTGCCAGAGATTTTGGGTCGGCGGGCGGTGAGGGATGTTGAGAAGGGAACGCCGTTGAGGTGGAACCTGGTTATGACGGAATAA
- the pseG gene encoding UDP-2,4-diacetamido-2,4,6-trideoxy-beta-L-altropyranose hydrolase, translated as MGNWVNPLLIRTDASVQIGTGHLMRCLALAQAWQDAGGQAVFLMAIKAPALESRLQSEGMEIVHLSVQSGSIDDAIQTSYYAHQVGADWIVVDGYHFGTDYQRIIKNQKCRLLLIDDLGSFEYCYADLILNQNVYAHEELYRNREPYTQLLLGTRYALLRREFLKWRGWKREIPDVARKVLVTMGGSDPDNVTLKVIQALQQVDLDGLEAIVVVGGSNPHYEELQSAVQDARSSIRLESNVTNMPELMAWADVAISGGGSTSWELAFMGVPTLTLILASNQRSIAEHLDTMGVVVNLGWYIDVSSMKMAQILTQLLRDPKTRAKMSQCGRQLVDGEGAARVLMDIRDDKLRLRRVREDDCRLLWEWANEKETRASSFSSDPIPWDKHVQWFTRKLLEPNCFFFIAVNRENAPIGQVRFDIDTDGEAEISINIDKDKRGLGYGTLLISKAVNEVFRLTHIRSVHAFIKPNNEASIRAFERAGFKRLSIENIRGNVAIHYIRTRNSE; from the coding sequence ATGGGAAATTGGGTAAATCCTTTACTCATTCGCACTGATGCTAGCGTCCAAATTGGCACAGGTCACCTAATGCGCTGTCTGGCCCTGGCCCAAGCCTGGCAGGATGCTGGCGGTCAAGCGGTTTTTCTAATGGCTATCAAAGCACCAGCGCTGGAGTCCCGCCTGCAATCAGAAGGGATGGAAATCGTTCACTTGTCGGTTCAATCTGGGAGCATAGATGATGCAATTCAGACATCATACTATGCACATCAGGTAGGGGCTGACTGGATTGTAGTAGATGGTTATCACTTTGGTACTGATTACCAGCGGATTATTAAGAACCAGAAGTGTCGGCTTCTACTCATTGACGATTTAGGAAGTTTCGAGTATTGTTACGCAGACCTCATTCTCAACCAAAATGTCTATGCTCATGAAGAGCTGTACAGAAACAGAGAGCCCTATACCCAACTACTGCTTGGAACACGTTATGCTCTTCTCCGACGGGAGTTTCTCAAGTGGCGCGGCTGGAAGCGGGAAATACCGGATGTGGCGCGTAAGGTGTTGGTCACAATGGGCGGTAGCGACCCCGATAACGTGACCCTCAAGGTGATTCAGGCATTGCAGCAGGTTGATTTGGATGGACTGGAGGCAATCGTTGTGGTGGGTGGTAGTAATCCCCATTATGAAGAACTGCAATCCGCCGTTCAGGATGCGCGCTCCTCCATCCGGCTGGAAAGCAACGTGACGAACATGCCCGAACTGATGGCCTGGGCCGATGTGGCCATATCAGGTGGAGGAAGTACAAGTTGGGAATTAGCTTTTATGGGGGTACCTACCCTCACCTTAATTCTCGCTAGCAATCAACGTTCAATTGCTGAACACCTTGATACCATGGGGGTGGTTGTAAATTTGGGATGGTATATTGATGTTTCTTCTATGAAAATGGCTCAGATATTGACGCAGTTGCTGAGGGATCCGAAGACACGTGCTAAAATGAGCCAATGTGGACGGCAGTTAGTGGATGGTGAAGGAGCTGCGCGGGTCTTGATGGATATAAGGGACGATAAACTGAGGCTAAGACGTGTTCGAGAAGACGATTGCAGATTGCTCTGGGAATGGGCAAATGAGAAGGAAACAAGAGCGTCATCTTTTTCATCAGATCCGATACCTTGGGACAAGCATGTCCAGTGGTTTACTCGAAAGTTGCTTGAGCCTAACTGCTTTTTCTTCATTGCAGTAAACCGGGAAAACGCGCCAATAGGACAGGTACGGTTTGACATTGATACGGATGGCGAAGCAGAAATTAGTATAAATATAGATAAAGATAAGCGCGGACTGGGATACGGAACACTTCTGATAAGCAAGGCGGTGAATGAAGTATTTCGCTTAACGCACATACGCTCTGTCCACGCGTTTATTAAACCGAACAATGAGGCGTCAATAAGAGCTTTTGAAAGAGCTGGTTTTAAAAGACTGAGTATCGAAAATATAAGGGGCAATGTAGCCATACACTATATCAGGACGCGAAACAGTGAATAG
- a CDS encoding cytidylyltransferase domain-containing protein — MKTVAIIQARMGSTRLPGKVLQDLAGEPMLARVVNRTGRAKTIQEVAIATTTNVLDDVIVELCKARDWSWFRGSEEDVLDRYYQAAKKYQADLIVRITSDCPLIEPEIVDQVVQEFLERWPELDYATNTWPQRTFPQGLDTEVMSRDALDRAWHEDRNPTWREHVTPYIYRNPDRFRIHNVLSQVDYSAMRWTVDTTEDLTFVRQIYDYFDHDGFSWHEVLKALEEHPEWLEINRHIQQKVI; from the coding sequence ATGAAGACGGTTGCAATCATCCAAGCCCGAATGGGAAGTACCCGACTGCCAGGAAAAGTATTACAAGACCTGGCTGGCGAGCCAATGTTAGCACGAGTTGTTAACCGTACCGGTCGGGCAAAAACCATCCAAGAAGTAGCAATAGCAACGACAACAAATGTATTAGATGATGTAATTGTCGAATTGTGTAAGGCCCGTGACTGGTCCTGGTTCCGTGGGAGTGAGGAGGATGTTCTTGATCGCTATTATCAGGCGGCTAAGAAATATCAGGCCGATCTCATTGTTCGCATTACCTCGGATTGCCCACTGATAGAACCAGAGATTGTAGATCAAGTGGTGCAAGAGTTCTTGGAACGCTGGCCGGAGTTAGATTATGCTACTAATACGTGGCCCCAACGCACATTCCCACAGGGTCTGGATACCGAAGTTATGAGCAGAGATGCGTTAGATCGGGCTTGGCATGAAGATCGCAATCCAACTTGGCGTGAGCACGTCACTCCCTATATCTATCGCAATCCTGACCGATTTCGCATTCATAATGTCCTCAGCCAGGTGGACTATTCTGCCATGCGCTGGACAGTGGATACAACCGAAGATCTCACCTTTGTACGCCAGATATATGACTACTTTGACCACGATGGTTTCTCTTGGCACGAGGTTCTCAAAGCGCTGGAAGAACACCCGGAGTGGTTGGAAATCAACCGGCATATACAGCAAAAGGTGATTTGA
- a CDS encoding pseudaminic acid biosynthesis-associated methylase, whose amino-acid sequence MTHPLEIWEGDFGKDYTDRNEIDWRARLPAFQQMLDSIPIKRVLEVGCNRGHNLVCLAELLGEESDVVGVEPNRYALEIARASSVKVGVLYGQAFDLPFKDGYFDLVFTAGVLIHIPLKDLPLALSEIYRVSKRYILAIEYFAQEETVVHYRGHDNLLWKRDFLQHYQSRFSDLTLIRSGYLRSEDGFDRTHWWLLEKTFSREER is encoded by the coding sequence ATGACACATCCACTGGAAATTTGGGAAGGTGATTTCGGTAAAGACTACACAGATCGTAACGAGATTGATTGGCGAGCCCGGTTACCTGCTTTTCAACAGATGTTGGATAGCATACCCATCAAGCGAGTACTTGAGGTTGGATGTAACCGAGGGCACAATCTTGTTTGTCTTGCCGAACTTCTTGGGGAGGAGAGCGATGTCGTTGGTGTGGAACCAAACCGCTACGCACTGGAGATTGCCAGGGCATCCAGTGTAAAGGTGGGCGTGCTGTACGGTCAGGCTTTTGACTTGCCGTTCAAGGACGGGTATTTCGACCTTGTGTTTACTGCCGGAGTATTGATCCATATCCCGCTTAAAGATCTTCCATTGGCTCTAAGCGAGATCTATCGAGTGAGCAAGCGCTACATTCTGGCAATCGAATATTTTGCCCAAGAAGAGACGGTCGTGCATTACCGAGGGCATGATAACCTCTTATGGAAGCGAGATTTTCTCCAGCACTACCAAAGCCGATTCTCCGACCTGACGCTTATTCGGAGTGGATACTTAAGGTCTGAAGATGGCTTTGATAGGACACACTGGTGGTTGCTTGAGAAAACTTTCAGTAGAGAAGAGAGATGA
- the pseC gene encoding UDP-4-amino-4,6-dideoxy-N-acetyl-beta-L-altrosamine transaminase has translation MGRHGPGKLAIQGGTPIRQKLLPYGRQLVDDDDIAAVVDVLRSDWLTTGPKIPEFEQAFAALTGSLEAVAVSSGTAALHAAMYAIDIKPRDEVIVPAITFAATANSVVFQGGRPVFVDVHPDTLLIDPEQVIKHISTKTKAIIAVDYTGQPCDYDTLRELADRYNIKLIADACHSLGGNYKGRPVGQLADISTFSFHPVKHITTGEGGMISTNDAELARRIRVFRNHGITSDHRQREQQGSWFYEMVDLGYNYRITDIQCALGLSQLRKLAAWVKRRQEIAQQYNSAFAEIPAVQPLGVRAEVSHAYHLYVIRLDVTKLQATRGQIFAALRAEGIGVNVHYIPVHLHPFYRKQLGTKPGMCPVAEAAYEQIISLPIFPQMTDADVEDVIEAVHKVVRAFTV, from the coding sequence ATGGGTAGACATGGTCCTGGAAAACTTGCTATACAAGGCGGCACTCCCATTCGACAAAAACTTCTGCCGTATGGTAGGCAGTTGGTTGACGATGATGATATTGCAGCGGTTGTTGATGTCCTTCGTTCAGACTGGCTCACGACCGGCCCGAAGATACCGGAATTTGAGCAGGCTTTTGCAGCATTGACAGGTTCTCTGGAGGCGGTGGCGGTTAGTAGCGGTACTGCGGCCCTGCACGCAGCAATGTATGCAATTGATATTAAACCGAGGGATGAGGTTATTGTTCCGGCTATAACATTCGCTGCTACAGCTAATAGTGTTGTCTTTCAGGGTGGCCGTCCAGTTTTTGTTGATGTACATCCTGACACACTGCTTATTGATCCGGAACAGGTCATAAAGCATATTTCAACAAAGACAAAGGCTATCATTGCAGTAGACTATACAGGCCAACCGTGCGATTATGATACCCTTCGTGAACTCGCTGACCGATACAACATAAAGCTGATTGCTGATGCCTGTCATTCGTTGGGTGGCAATTACAAGGGACGCCCGGTCGGTCAGTTGGCCGATATAAGTACCTTTAGCTTTCATCCGGTAAAACATATTACCACTGGCGAAGGGGGAATGATTTCTACCAATGATGCTGAACTCGCTCGTCGAATACGTGTCTTCCGCAACCACGGTATAACCAGCGACCACCGCCAGCGCGAGCAACAGGGTTCCTGGTTCTACGAAATGGTGGATTTGGGCTACAATTACCGTATCACAGACATTCAGTGTGCGCTTGGATTAAGTCAGTTGCGAAAGCTCGCTGCTTGGGTCAAGCGTAGACAAGAAATCGCGCAGCAGTACAATTCTGCATTCGCCGAGATTCCAGCCGTGCAGCCATTGGGTGTTCGTGCAGAAGTTTCTCATGCTTATCACCTTTACGTGATCCGACTCGATGTGACTAAACTCCAGGCGACTCGGGGACAGATCTTTGCTGCTTTGCGGGCCGAAGGGATCGGGGTTAATGTCCACTATATTCCGGTGCATTTGCACCCTTTTTATCGAAAGCAGCTTGGTACGAAACCGGGTATGTGCCCTGTAGCAGAAGCGGCCTACGAGCAGATCATCTCGCTCCCCATTTTTCCGCAGATGACTGATGCCGATGTGGAAGATGTTATCGAAGCCGTGCATAAAGTCGTACGTGCATTCACAGTTTGA
- the wbuZ gene encoding glycosyl amidation-associated protein WbuZ, whose product MPTKIRIIPILLYKDFGLVKGVQFDSWRRVGSAMQAIKVYNLREVDELIFLDITATIQRRHPDFEIVDELADECFVPFTVGGGISDIDDVRNLLAVGADKVVINTAFIENPDIVHKAAQKFGSQCVVVSIDARRKYNGLYEVYTHSGTVNTGIDPVSAAIKAEKLGAGEIIITSIDRDGTMMGYDIDLVRQVSEVVSIPVIASGGAGNYEHMAQVLAESGVSAVAASSIFYFTHQTPLEAKYFLKKKGFNVRI is encoded by the coding sequence ATGCCAACAAAGATAAGGATAATTCCTATTCTGTTATATAAAGATTTTGGTCTGGTTAAAGGTGTGCAGTTTGACTCGTGGCGAAGGGTAGGTTCTGCTATGCAGGCGATTAAGGTATATAATTTACGGGAAGTCGATGAACTAATCTTTTTAGACATAACAGCCACGATACAAAGAAGACATCCTGACTTCGAAATCGTAGATGAACTAGCTGATGAATGTTTCGTTCCTTTTACAGTAGGAGGTGGTATATCTGACATAGACGATGTGAGAAATCTACTTGCAGTAGGGGCAGACAAAGTGGTAATTAACACAGCTTTTATTGAAAATCCTGACATAGTTCATAAAGCGGCTCAGAAATTTGGATCTCAGTGTGTGGTGGTTTCAATAGATGCACGGAGAAAGTATAACGGTTTATATGAAGTTTATACACATTCAGGAACTGTTAATACAGGAATAGACCCCGTATCCGCTGCGATTAAGGCAGAGAAGTTAGGCGCAGGTGAAATTATTATCACGTCTATAGATCGTGATGGTACTATGATGGGGTATGATATTGATTTGGTGCGCCAAGTAAGTGAGGTAGTATCTATACCAGTAATTGCATCTGGTGGAGCGGGAAACTACGAACATATGGCTCAGGTATTAGCAGAAAGTGGTGTTTCGGCAGTAGCAGCATCCAGCATTTTTTACTTCACTCATCAAACGCCTTTAGAGGCGAAATATTTTCTTAAGAAAAAGGGGTTTAACGTTCGCATCTAA